The region TAAATGAGGATAGTTCCTCTAAATACTATAAGGTTAATTTATTTCCAGAGCAAACAAAACAGGAGTCTAGTTCGCAAATTTCCTTAGAAAAAGCTATTGAACTTAGCGATAAAGTAGTTGTTTCAAATAAAATTGTATTGGTTGATATATCTTCTAAAGATAGATCAGTGAAAGAGTTTTATTTATACAAGGTTTATAATGCAAAGACAATTAAAGGGAACAAGGATTATAATGCAAAACAAAAATCAAAGGACACAACAACCACAAGTTTTTACTTCTACAGTGATAAACTCTTAAGTTTTAATCAAGCAAGTAAAGATTCTGTATATGTTTTTTTAAAATCAAATAAGGATAAAAAGATTATAACAAGAAACCACAAAATAGATTACAAATGGCTATTAGAAAGCGGGATTATACCTTTATAGTATATTTTAACATTTCCTTTACGGTAGAATCCCCCTATTTTTTCAAAAAGTTATCAAAAAGTTTTTCTTTAGACAATTTTGTTTCTAGGTTTGAAGTAAATAATAATTAAATAAAATTAAGTTATGGCACAGAACAATTCAAGAGCAGTGTTAAAATTCAATGGCGGAGAAGCGCAAAAAGTGTTAAATCTTAAATACGGAGTATCTCGTACAGTAGACGTATCAGGTCGTGTAGCATCAGACCCATCTAATGCGCTTATTACAATTACTGTAGAGGCTACAGATAAGTCAGATATCTTAGAGAGCTTACTAAATGGAAAGTACAAACCAACAACAGGTGAGGTTACATTTAACAAATCACATGAAGAGGGTACTTTAATTACTTTAAAGTGGTCAAATGGATATGTGATTCAACATCATGTAGATTTCGATGCAATTAACTCAAACAGTATGTATGTTACTTTTGTTATTAGTGCAGAGCAAATCGATTATGGAAACTCAGTTTACCAAGGAACTTGGCCAGGAGCATAATTAAGGTAAACTAGAGTTTTAGACTCTGTTTTTATATAACCCAGATTAAGTATTAATCTAATTCTACAAGACAGTTCTATTAAGGTATACTTACTTTATAAAATCGCTTTGTTTATTGGCCTTAATACTTTCTCTGGGTTTATTTTTAACTAGTATCTCTACTGGCTAAAGGTAAGACCTTAACTATTTATTATTTAATTACAAGAAAAAGAAAATATTGCTATGAAAGAGAATTTTAAAGGTGTCCCTGGCCAAAGTAGAGGAATCATTGGTGATCAATCACAAGAATCTCTAGGTGAAAAAACGACACAAGACCTAGAAAATATAGTAGAGAATCAGGCTTTAAGTCACGCTCAAAATTTAGTGGCAGGTATGGAAAAACGCGCTGCCGAGCAAATGGCCAAAGCAAAAGAAATGGCCAGTTATGCCACAGAGGCTTACAAGACCACAAACGATTTGGCTAATAAGGCAGTGGCATATAAGGATCAAGGTAATCAAATAAGAAATACTTTAGCTCCGGGGAAAGAGAATTTAAGTCAAAATAGCACAATATCCACAGACACAGCAGAGGTAAGTAATGCTCAAGCTATTTCTGATCACACCATCTTTGGGGTTAATCATTTAGTTGATCTAAAGATTGTAGTTGAGGGAACTGAGCTTAAAAACTTTAGAAATTTTCAGTTAAATCAAACACTAAAAGGACATCATGAATTTGTACTTTCTTTGAGTCATGATGCCCTAGGAGAACAGGAAACCTACCAAATGGAGAAAGTTCAAGAACTTTTAGGTAAGCGAATCTTAGTGATGATTAACTTTAAAAACATAAAGGAAAAACCAGAGCGAGATTTTGTTGGAGTAATTACAGAGGTTAGTTTCGAACAAGCTCATGGAAGCAGAGGATATATTACTTTAAGAGGATTTAGTCCAACTATCCTTTTGGATGCTGCTCCACATATTCAAAGTTTTGGAGGCAGTAGTCCTGTTCCATTAAATACTGTGGTTAATCAAATTTTAGAGCAAGGTTATACTCAAGGAGGTAAATATAATTTTGTTATAAAGTCTTCTAAAAATTACAACCTTTCTTATACCTGTCAGTATAACGAGACACATTATAATTTTTTGGCTCGTATGGCCGAGGCCTATGCAGAGCAGTTTTATTACGATGGACAAACTCTATATTTTGGAGATTTACCCGACCCAGAAGAACCAATACAATTAGTCTATGGAAGAGATGTAGAGAATATACAAGTTCGCATGATGGCTCAACATGTCAATAGACAACTCTACGGATACAATAGTTTAAACAATGAAAAACTAAGTGCCGCTGGAGATACTAAACTTCAACCCAAAGGAACTTTAGCGAAGGCTGCCTACCAAAAATCTGAAAGTATTTTCACGGCACCTTCTCTTCAACAAGCCTCTTTAAAGGCTTCAACTAATCAAGATGTTACTCAAGCTCAAAAAGGAGTAATAGGAAGCATCGGTATGAATGTATTTGTAAGCTCTGGTATGACAACAGTACCATTTCTATACCCAGGATGTATTGTTGAGCTTAGCATGGTTAATTCAGAGGATAAGCAAAGTAATTTTTTTACAAAGCTTATGATAACCAGCGTAATTCATGGGGTGGATACCCTAGGTAATTATAAAGGGCATTT is a window of Myroides oncorhynchi DNA encoding:
- a CDS encoding type VI secretion system Vgr family protein, giving the protein MKENFKGVPGQSRGIIGDQSQESLGEKTTQDLENIVENQALSHAQNLVAGMEKRAAEQMAKAKEMASYATEAYKTTNDLANKAVAYKDQGNQIRNTLAPGKENLSQNSTISTDTAEVSNAQAISDHTIFGVNHLVDLKIVVEGTELKNFRNFQLNQTLKGHHEFVLSLSHDALGEQETYQMEKVQELLGKRILVMINFKNIKEKPERDFVGVITEVSFEQAHGSRGYITLRGFSPTILLDAAPHIQSFGGSSPVPLNTVVNQILEQGYTQGGKYNFVIKSSKNYNLSYTCQYNETHYNFLARMAEAYAEQFYYDGQTLYFGDLPDPEEPIQLVYGRDVENIQVRMMAQHVNRQLYGYNSLNNEKLSAAGDTKLQPKGTLAKAAYQKSESIFTAPSLQQASLKASTNQDVTQAQKGVIGSIGMNVFVSSGMTTVPFLYPGCIVELSMVNSEDKQSNFFTKLMITSVIHGVDTLGNYKGHFEAVDAETGFIPRIGYKNPLVEQQIATVVNNTDPQNKGRVQVRFDWQNSNLNSEFIRVMTPDAGSSDKVGSNRGFMAIPEVGDQVMVGFTANHPDRPYVMGGLFHGQTGAGGGSGNNIKSLSSKSGHIVELNDGGGITIRDKDQNSVFLSGDGHINVDSKETITLTCGKSMISMDKEGNILVKGKSVTTIGSADANMVSGAMEGEGESASLNGSGISVTPDAVGIDAKDMVGVSGKNGIGLESAEIVSVSSGETHLQGSKININ
- the tssD gene encoding type VI secretion system tube protein TssD, encoding MAQNNSRAVLKFNGGEAQKVLNLKYGVSRTVDVSGRVASDPSNALITITVEATDKSDILESLLNGKYKPTTGEVTFNKSHEEGTLITLKWSNGYVIQHHVDFDAINSNSMYVTFVISAEQIDYGNSVYQGTWPGA